The following proteins are encoded in a genomic region of Streptomyces collinus Tu 365:
- a CDS encoding phytoene desaturase family protein, with translation MLDVVVVGAGPNGLTAAVELARRGFSVAVFEARPTVGGGARTAELTLPGFRHDPCSAAHPLGVNSPAFRALPLERYGLEWLHADLPMAHPFPDGSAAVLARSVAESAASFGPRDAGAYRRLVEPFLAKWDTLARDFMSLPLTALPRDPVTLARFGLTGLPPSTWLMRRFHDEKAKALFSGLVAHVIAPLTGIATGAIGLVFALAAHARGWPVARGGSQAISDALAAYLGDLGAAVHTDYEVKRLDDLPPARAYVFDTSPAALARIAGFGGYYERFRHGPGVFKIDYALDGPVPWTAPEARRAGTVQIGASQAEIGTALHDVARAGRAPERPFLITVQPSVADPTRAPEGKHVFWAYGHVPNGWDGDLTDAMERQLERYAPGFRDRVLARATAGPAELAAHNANYVGGDIACGAADGLQLLLRPRPTLFPYHTPHPAVFICSSATPPGPGVHGMSGHNAAKAVWRRLTQS, from the coding sequence ATGCTCGATGTGGTCGTGGTGGGTGCGGGGCCGAACGGGCTGACCGCGGCCGTGGAGCTGGCCCGCCGCGGCTTCTCCGTCGCCGTGTTCGAGGCCCGGCCCACCGTGGGCGGCGGGGCCCGCACCGCGGAGCTGACCCTGCCGGGCTTCCGGCACGACCCGTGCTCGGCCGCCCACCCCCTCGGCGTCAACTCGCCCGCCTTCCGCGCCCTGCCGCTGGAGCGCTACGGCCTCGAGTGGCTGCACGCCGACCTGCCCATGGCGCACCCGTTCCCGGACGGCAGCGCGGCCGTGCTGGCCCGCTCCGTCGCGGAGTCGGCTGCCTCCTTCGGCCCGCGCGACGCCGGCGCCTACCGCAGGCTGGTCGAGCCGTTCCTGGCCAAGTGGGACACGCTGGCCCGGGACTTCATGTCCCTGCCGCTGACCGCGCTGCCCCGCGACCCGGTCACCCTGGCCCGGTTCGGCCTCACCGGACTGCCGCCCTCCACCTGGCTGATGCGGCGCTTCCACGACGAGAAGGCCAAGGCCCTCTTCTCCGGCCTCGTCGCCCACGTCATCGCGCCCCTGACCGGCATCGCCACCGGCGCCATCGGCCTGGTCTTCGCGCTGGCCGCGCACGCCCGCGGCTGGCCCGTCGCCCGCGGCGGCTCGCAGGCGATCTCCGACGCCCTCGCCGCGTACCTGGGGGACCTCGGCGCCGCCGTGCACACCGACTACGAGGTCAAGCGCCTGGACGACCTGCCGCCCGCGCGTGCGTACGTCTTCGACACCTCACCCGCCGCGCTCGCCCGCATCGCCGGCTTCGGCGGCTACTACGAGCGCTTCCGCCACGGCCCCGGCGTCTTCAAGATCGACTACGCGCTGGACGGCCCGGTCCCCTGGACCGCCCCCGAGGCCCGGCGCGCCGGCACCGTGCAGATCGGGGCGAGCCAGGCCGAGATCGGCACCGCCCTGCACGACGTGGCCCGCGCCGGCCGCGCTCCCGAGCGGCCGTTCCTGATCACCGTGCAGCCCAGCGTGGCCGACCCGACCCGCGCCCCCGAGGGCAAGCACGTCTTCTGGGCCTACGGGCACGTGCCCAACGGCTGGGACGGCGACCTCACGGACGCCATGGAACGCCAGCTGGAGCGCTACGCCCCCGGCTTCCGCGACCGCGTCCTCGCCCGCGCCACCGCGGGGCCGGCCGAGCTGGCCGCCCACAACGCCAACTACGTCGGCGGCGACATCGCCTGCGGCGCGGCCGACGGACTCCAGCTCCTGCTGCGCCCCCGGCCGACCCTGTTCCCGTACCACACCCCCCACCCGGCGGTGTTCATCTGTTCCTCGGCCACCCCGCCGGGGCCCGGTGTGCACGGCATGTCGGGGCACAACGCGGCCAAGGCCGTGTGGCGGAGGCTGACACAGTCATGA